A window of the Sabethes cyaneus chromosome 1, idSabCyanKW18_F2, whole genome shotgun sequence genome harbors these coding sequences:
- the LOC128736537 gene encoding 3-hydroxy-3-methylglutaryl-coenzyme A reductase isoform X2: MEILGPAISLDTLVETLVIGVGTLSGVQRLELLSGFAVLSAIVNYIVFMTFYPACLSLILDLSRNAGNLIQKNKKENLLARVLTEEDQKPNPVVQRVKLIMSSGLMIVHVLSRLTISEKDADTAEQIIASHSREHLAALNKTEPNDISEFIMRWLSISTEQIVMYILIFALGIKFVFFDRHNLSDQILLSVANEAAAAAAAAAQRQKQLSVVQQLEPTVISKYEEYTPAVTFTLAEVIPVVEKATQSELSLMPNRRLRVKSMGADDELEFDDLEDELVEREPRPLETCLSILNDIEEGAVTLTDEEIKLIVKAGNGYCPLYKIESIINDAERGIKIRRDLIQKEAGLPANAFKHLSYKNYDYSKVMNVCCENVLGYVQIPVGYAGPLILDGVRYYVPMATTEGALVASTNRGCKAISCRGVTSFVEDIGMTRAPCIKFPNVLRAAQAKRWIETAENFAIIKKAFDSTSRFARLQECHIAMDGPVLYTRFRALTGDAMGMNMVSKGSEMALREVQRYFPDMQIISLSGNFCSDKKPAAINWIKGRGKRVICEAIIPADKLRNILKTNARTLVQCNKLKNMTGSAAAGSIGGNNAHAANMVTAIYIATGQDPAQNVTSSNCSTNMELYGESGEDLYMTCTMPSLEVGTVGGGTGLPGQSACLDMLGVRGAHPTHPAENSKQLARVICATVMAGELSLMAALVNSDLVKSHMRHNRSSVVINPGVTGSIPNNFSQSAAASSPNH, translated from the exons ATGGAAATTCTTGGACCTGCTATATCTCTAGATACGCTAGTCGAAACATTAGTCATCGGAGTTGGCACACTGTCTGGTGTTCAACGTCTTGAACTACTGAGTGGTTTTGCTGTTTTATCCGCTATAGTGAATTATATCGTCTTCATGACATTCTATCCTGCATGTTTATCACTTATACTGGATCTTTCACGAAATGCAGGAAATCTCATtcagaaaaataagaaagaaaatCTTTTGGCTCGTGTGCTAACTGAAGAAGACCAGAAACCGAATCCAGTTGTACAGAGAGTTAAACTAATTATGTCTAGCGGACTTATGATTGTACATGTACTTAGCAGATTAACGATTTCCGAAAAAGATGCCGACACAGCTGAACAGATCATTGCTTCTCATAGTCGGGAACACTTAGCGGCACTAAACAAGACTGAACCAAACGACATTTCTGAATTTATTATGAG GTGGCTCTCGATCAGTACTGAGCAGATCGTGATGTACATCCTGATCTTTGCATTGGGCATTAAGTTTGTTTTCTTCGACCGTCACAATCTGTCTGATCAGATTTTGCTATCGGTAGCGAACgaagccgccgccgccgctgctgcaGCAGCGCAACGCCAGAAGCAACTTTCCGTTGTACAACAATTGGAACCAACTGTTATTTCCAAATACGAGGAATACACTCCCGCAGTTACTTTCACTCTAGCAGAAGTTATCCCTGTAGTTGAAAAGGCCACTCAGAGCGAGCTCAGCTTAATGCCAAACCGGCGATTGAGAGTCAAAAGTATGGGGGCAGATGATGAACTTGAATTCGACGATCTAGAGGATGAATTGGTAGAACGAGAACCCAGGCCGTTGGAGACCTGTTTAAGCATTTTGAACGATATTGAAGAAGGGGCAGTTACCTTGACtgatgaagaaataaaattaattgtaaAAGCTGGCAATGGATATTGCCCATTGTATAAGATTGAGAGTATCATCAATGATGCTGAACGGGGCATTAAAATTCGAAGAGATTTGATTCAGAAAGAGGCCGGTCTCCCAGCAAATGCGTTTAAACATTTGTCTTATAAAAACTATGACTACTCTAAAGTCATGAACGTATGCTGTGAGAACGTGCTTGGTTATGTGCAAATTCCTGTGGGTTATGCAGGACCATTGATTTTGGATGGAGTTCGTTATTATGTTCCAATGGCAACAACAGAGGGTGCATTAGTTGCAAGCACTAATCGGGGTTGTAAAGCCATTTCATGTCGAGGTGTAACTAGCTTTGTCGAGGATATTGGTATGACACGTGCTCCATGTATCAAATTCCCCAATGTTCTGAGAGCCGCTCAGGCTAAACGATGGATAGAGACAGCAGAGAACTTTGCTATCATTAAGAAGGCTTTCGATTCTACCAGTAGGTTCGCTCGTTTACAGGAGTGCCACATAGCTATGGATGGTCCAGTGTTATATACCCGATTTCGTGCTTTAACGGGTGATGCAATGGGAATGAATATGGTTTCCAAAGGGTCGGAAATGGCTCTTCGTGAGGTTCAAAGATATTTTCCAGATATGCAGATTATTTCATTAAGTGGAAACTTTTGCTCAGATAAGAAACCAGCAGCTATAAATTGGATCAAAGGCCGTGGAAAACGGGTTATTTGTGAGGCAATTATTCCAGCTGACAAATTGCgtaatattttaaaaacaaatgcTCGCACTCTTGTACAGTGTAATAAATTAAAGAATATGACCGGATCAGCAGCAGCCGGAAGTATCGGTGGAAACAATGCACATGCAGCAAACATGGTAACTGCTATTTATATAGCCACTGGTCAAGATCCGGCTCAAAATGTAACGAGTAGTAATTGCTCTACGAACATGGAATTGTATGGAGAAAGTGGCGAGGATTTATACATGACTTGTACTATGCCGTCACTGGAAGTTGGCACTGTTGGAGGTGGTACAGGATTACCTGGACAAAGTGCTTGTCTTGATATGCTTGGTGTAAGAGGAGCGCATCCAACGCATCCagctgaaaattcaaaacaactaGCTCGTGTAATTTGCGCTACCGTTATGGCCGGAGAGCTCAGTTTGATGGCTGCCTTAGTCAATAGCGATCTAGTCAAGAGCCATATGCGTCATAACAG ATCCTCGGTAGTGATAAACCCTGGTGTGACGGGATCCATCCCAAATAACTTTAGCCAATCGGCCGCGGCGAGCTCACCAAACCACTGA